The nucleotide sequence TTTCCAAACTTTATCTAAAGATTACCACAACAGTGTGAAAGGGGGAGAATGCAGGGGTAGAGACCGCCACTGGGATATGATAGAGTATTATGATATCATCTTATTTATCCATCCCTTTCTTGTAGTTTCCCTTACTCTCTCTAACTTGTTATTTAAGTCGCTTTGCCAATTATATTTTACCTAGCAAGTACATATGCAACTAAAAACAACCTTATGCAGTGATATCATGAGGTCAGGCTCTTAAATTTCTAACCACTTAACAAGAAGTTTAGCTCTTATCTGTTAATAATGCTATGTTAGCTTTTTTAGTATTAACTTTTTGCAAAGCTTCACTGGGAGCTGTATTGCTGAAGCATCAGGCCTTCATAAGCCTATTATTTCAGAAATCAAAAATTAGCAAGAAGAAAATTCCTTTATAGAATGATGACAAACCCCTGCATGCCTGGATACGGCCCAGCCTGGGTAAACAGGCAGGCATTCGTgcactaaaaacagcagtgtggccATTGCGGTGTGGGCTGCAAGTGAAGCTAACCACCCAAGTATATACCCAGGAAATTAGTCAAGATTTTACTTGGTGGCTAGTTTCTCTTATAGTAAATTAGCCAGAGCAGTGAGAGGAGTAATAACTGGAACAGAGCTAACACACCACTGTCTACTCAagctgggaaaaaaagaaagtcatTAGCTCCTGCGCTGGTCTGTCACATTTCCCTAGGCTGCTGGGGCCTGTGGAGCGGGCGCTCAAGACTTGCAGGAATCTGTTCACTCGACCTGCACTTTAATGAGAGCCTTATCCATGTTGGACATGATGGCTGTCACCTTGATCTCCTGGTTGGTCACCTCCAACTGGCTGTGTGAGCCCGTGAGCTCCATTTTCTTGAAGGAGGCACAGTTAAAGGGCGGGCCATTGTTGTACATATACTGGTAGAGACGCTCCATGTCCTCAAAGTGCTTCCTGCCAGTGAAGATCTCTAAGGCAAATTCACTGCTGTAGAGCATGCGGTCGAAGGGGTTGGAGAACATGATGACCAGGGTGAAGGCATCGGACTCATAGCTCAGCACGCCAACGCTGCCACGGGCCCCAAAGCTGGTTTTCACAAACAAGCAGCACCCCGAGGAGTTGGGAGGGATGAGGAGATCAGGGTCCTTTATCATCCGGCCACTGAAACAGTAACTCCTAGAGGAAAACCACACAGGGTTCCTTCATTACACAGCATCCCTGATAATAATGAGTAACTGCATCTCCACCCCGGGAGAATCCTgacctgggagctggggtggtcaCAGCCTATCAGAGGGAATGGTCGCTGGACAAGGGAGCACAGCCCCACCTGGGCCAGCCTCCAGGCCAGAAGGGCCTTTCCTGCATGGCCTAGGCACAAGAGAAGGTAAACGGGGCAAGGCTGGCCCCCCCGCCCTCTGACCTAACCTAAGCTGGGCTCTGCCTGGACAGTGGGGCTGACTCCAGCAGGCTCCAGGATTAGGCAAGCAGGAGAACGCCAGCCTTGGAGATAGCAGCAGCCAGATGTtttaaggcagagggaggagccacAGCTGGATGTGACACAGCTTTACAGCGGTGGGGCAGGGTGTATGTCTCTGTGGTAGGGTCTCTCTTGGAGGGCGTTGGGTTTTTACTGGGTGGCTGGATGATTAGTGGGGTGGCAGGGTGTTTATCTGGGAGGAAAGGAAGGGGGTGTCTGGGTGACAGAGCCATCTCCAGCtaaaggaatacttccaacatgacactgaacagggcactgacccacaggtgCCCTCCTACCtgcagtacaagaaaaagaattcttcatggactcccccgatggtcgaaatgacaaactggaccgacacatagaatgcttccgccggcgtgcacagacagaaattgtggaaaagcagcattgcTTACCCcaataacctcagccgtgcagaacacgccatcaacagcctcagaaacaaatctgacattgtcatccaaaaGGCTGacaagggaggtgctgttgtAATCATGAATTGGACAGACTACCCAAAAGGAGGCAGCCAGGCAACTcgccaataccacattctacaagccactgccTCAGAATCCCACTGaagagtacacaaagaaactacagcatctgctcaagaccctccctgtaaaaacacaggaacaaatctacacagacacacccctcaaCCCCAACCAGttttattctatctactacccaagtTCCATAAACTTGGGACTCCCGAACGCCCcgtcatctcaggcattggcactctcactacaggactgtctggatatgtggactctctactcagaccctgcACTACCAGCACACCCAGCTTTCTTCCAGATACCACCAagttccttaggaaactacaatccattggtgaccttcctgaaaacatcatcctggccaccatggatgtacagCCCTTTATGtca is from Carettochelys insculpta isolate YL-2023 chromosome 22, ASM3395843v1, whole genome shotgun sequence and encodes:
- the LOC142025242 gene encoding DELTA-thalatoxin-Avl1a-like isoform X2, which gives rise to MNIEGLLVGVNAGRCVGIEITNCTTDVTLENPRSYCFSGRMIKDPDLLIPPNSSGCCLFVKTSFGARGSVGVLSYESDAFTLVIMFSNPFDRMLYSSEFALEIFTGRKHFEDMERLYQYMYNNGPPFNCASFKKMELTGSHSQLEVTNQEIKVTAIMSNMDKALIKVQVE
- the LOC142025242 gene encoding DELTA-thalatoxin-Avl1a-like isoform X1 → MDSSRAIEKILKGVDHSRCVGVEITNKTTLTLTSPRSYCFSGRMIKDPDLLIPPNSSGCCLFVKTSFGARGSVGVLSYESDAFTLVIMFSNPFDRMLYSSEFALEIFTGRKHFEDMERLYQYMYNNGPPFNCASFKKMELTGSHSQLEVTNQEIKVTAIMSNMDKALIKVQVE